The genomic DNA CAGAAGTGGTGCCGAACTCTTCCGGTGTTGAAGGTGTAGGTCGCGAGGTCGGCCTGCGGCGTGGCGAGGCGCAGCTGCTCTTGCGGCACGAACCAGAGGAGGTAGCCGCGCTTGCTGCAGATCGAGCAGTTGCACTCGACGACCTGCTCGATGTCCCCTTCCACCTCGAACCCGATCCGTCCGCAATGACATCCGCCCTTGAAGGTC from Deltaproteobacteria bacterium includes the following:
- a CDS encoding GFA family protein, with translation MGFEVEGDIEQVVECNCSICSKRGYLLWFVPQEQLRLATPQADLATYTFNTGRVRHHFCPHCGCAPFGVGSDKKGVARAAINVRCLDGLDLSALKVVPFDGRSL